The Horticoccus luteus DNA window TCGTCGTTCGACGCGTGGATCAAAGCCTATCGGCCTGACGAAAACTCCACCAACACCACGATCAGCTACTACAGCGTCGGCGCGCTCGCCGGCTTTCTGCTCGATGCTCAAATCCGCGCCGTCAGTCACGGCCAGCACTCACTCGACGACGCCATGCGCCTCGCGTATCAACGCTACAGCGGACCCCGCGGTTACACCGAAAAGGAATTCATCGCCGTCCTCAGCGAAGTCGCCGGCGCGGACCTCTCGTCGTGGTTCGAACGCACCATCAACCAACCCGGTGAGTTCGACATCACCACTGCGCTCGATTGGTTCGGCCTCACCCTCAAGCCCGCGCCCGCCCCCGCACCCAATGCCCCGCCGCCGAGTGGCTGGCTCGGTGCCGACACCAAAGACGACGGCGGCCGCCTGATCGTCACCCGCGTCAAGAGCGACACTCCCGCCTACGCCGCCGGATTGACGCCCGACGATGAGATTCTTGCGATCGACAACTATCGCGTGAGCGCCGGTCAACTTTCCGCGCGCCTCAACGTGTATCAGGCCGGCGCGAAGATCACGTTGCTGATCGCCCGCCTCGACGAACTCCATCGCCTCAACGTCGTCCTCGGCGTGGAACCCGTTCCCCCGAAGCTCATGATTCGCGCCGACAGCACGCCCGTCCAGAAAGCCCACCGCGAAGCGTGGCTTTCTCCCTCCGCAAGCCCCGCTGGCGCTCCCCAGCAAACCGTGAATCCACCTGCGACCGACTCTTGACTCCCGCCGCCGCACCCGAATGATTCACCCCTTTCACGAATCACACCATGGGCCAACAACTGAACAAGCACATCAAACGCAAACGCCGCGCCGCTTACCTGAAGCGCAAAAAGGCCCGTCTTAAGACCGCCGCCGCCAAGAAGTAACGCCGGCCGCCTCCGCCTCCCTTTCAACCGCGGTCTCGCACCGCGGTTTTTTTGTTGGCCCTGTTCGCGCCAAATCCGAATCCGCCTTTCCTGCTGTTATTGCGCCGCCCTGCGCGCGCCGCCGCTCATCGTCCATGATTAAAGTCAGTCTCATTTCTCTCGGTTGCGCCAAGAATCTCGTCGATAGCGAAATCATGGTCGGGCACCTCCATCAGGCCGGCATGACCGTGATTCCCGAAGCCGAAAAAGCCGACGTCGTCATCGTCAACACCTGCTCCTTCATCGACTCGTCGAAGGAAGAATCGATCGGGCACATCCTCGAGGTCCACCAAAACCGCGGGCTGCGCAAGCGCCGCAAAGAGCAAAAGCTGATCGTCGCCGGCTGCATGTCGCAGCGCTTCTCCAAAGATCTCGGCACCTCTCTGCACGATGAAGTCGACGCCTTCATCGGGCTCGATCAAGTCACCCAAGTGGCGCCGATCATCGAGGGGCTTTACGCCAAGGAACGCGGCCCGAAGGATGCGCCGGAAAATTTCATCACCGGCCGCTCCACCTACATCCCGGACTACGACACGCCGCGCTTCCGCCTCACTCCGCGGCACACCGCTTACATCAAGATCGCGGAAGGCTGCAATCACCCGTGCACATTCTGCATCATCCCGCAGATCCGCGGCCGGCACCGCAGTCGCACTGTCGCGAGCGTCGTCGCCGAAGCCCGCCGGCTCGTCGCCGAAGGCGTCCGCGAAATCAACCTCATTTCCCAAGACACCACGTTCTTCGGGATGGACACTTGGACGGAGCGCCCGAATCCCCGCACGCCGGTCGATTCCTCGCGCGGCACCGCGCTCACGACGCTGTTGCGCGAACTCAACGCCATCGAGGGCGATTTCTGGATTCGTCTCCTCTACACGCATCCCGCGCACTGGAGCGACGAACTCATTCGCACCATCGCTGAGTGCCCGAAAGTCGCCCGCTACATCGACATTCCCCTTCAACACATCAGCGACCACATGCTCGGACTGATGCAACGCGAGACCAGCGGCGACTACATCCGCAATCTCCTCGGCCGCATCCGCGCCGGCATCCCCGGCATCGCGGTTCGCACCACGTTTATCGTCGGCTTTCCCGGTGAAACCGAAGCCGACGTCGATGAACTCTGCCAGTTCATCCGCGAAACGCGTTTCGAACGCCTCGGCGTCTTTCGCTACTCGCAGGAAGAAGGCACGCGCGCGGCCAAGATGGAGGAGCAGGTTCCCAAGAAGACCAAGGAGGCGCGCTGGCACCGCACGATGGCGTTGCAGCGCGAAATCGCCGCCGAAGTCAGCCATCGCCAGGTCGGTCACACCTTGAAGGTTTTGGTGGAGGAGCCGGGTGTCGCCCGCGGTGAAGCGGATGCGCCCGATATCGACGGCCGCGTTTACGTGCCGCGCGAACTCCCCGTCGGCGAATTCGCCGAGGTCACCATCACCGGGTTTCAAGACTACGATCTGCTTGCGCTCCCTGCCGGCGAGCAGCCCGCGGAGTTCAAGGTCGCTAAACAGGCGCAGTAATCCCTCGCCTTGCCGGACCTTGCACTCGCGCCGCCCCGTGTTTCATCAACGGGTTGAAATGCGCTGCTCCGTCCTCGTTCGCTGGCTCTGGCTTCTCGCGCTGATCGTGGCCGGCGGTTGCAGGCCGGATCCGCCGGATCAGCTTGCGTGGCAGATTTCGGCGGAAACGCCGAACGACTACTATCAATGGTGCGAGGTCCATGAGGCACGCATGTCGCCTGCGGTGCACATCGATTTTGTCGTCGCCCTGCGCAGTCTGGCCGCCGTCTCCCGCCGGTTTGGCGGCGCGCTCGATCTGCGGGAAACCAACAATCCCTTCTGCCAACGCATCAACGCGCTCACGGTGCGCGAAGTCATTCTCGACGGACTGACCGCTTACCGCGATCAAGTGGCCGCGCGGCTTTCGCGAGTCCAGGCGGCCCAACTCCGCAACATCGAGCACGAGCCCGCCGGCGGCGATCCGGCGTTGATGGCAGCCTACGCTCAGGCGCGCACCGACTCCGAGCAGACAGTCGCCCGACTTCGCGCGCACATCGCCAAGGTCGAGGAACGCCTGCACTGCTATGAAAACGGTGGTGACCCTGAGTCCTCGCCCTCGCCCTTCGACGCCAGCGAATCCGATCAATCCACTTCTGCCGCCGCGGAAACAGCGGACAACGCCTCAGCCGCCGGCTCGCCCTCCGCTCATGACTGAACTTCGCTTCATTCACAAATGGTCGTCGGAGCAGCACGCCACCACCAAAGGCTGGCTGTGGCGCTGGAGCCGGCGCGTCTACGAGAAAACCCCTGCTCACGCCCGCACGTCCGACCAGAGTGAAAATATCATCTTCATTCACACGCGCCGCCTCCTCGCGCTGCTCGCTCTCACTCTGGTCATGGCCTACGCCAGTCTGGCCGTCACCGCGTGGTGGTGGTTTCACCGGCGCTTGGGCGAAAACGTCACGCTCATTGATGCCGCCTGGCCTCCGCGTTGGGCCGGGTTGGTTCAAGCGCGCACGGATGCCTTGTTCACGCAGGGGTTCACGGCCTTGCAGGAGCACCGTTTCG harbors:
- the rimO gene encoding 30S ribosomal protein S12 methylthiotransferase RimO → MIKVSLISLGCAKNLVDSEIMVGHLHQAGMTVIPEAEKADVVIVNTCSFIDSSKEESIGHILEVHQNRGLRKRRKEQKLIVAGCMSQRFSKDLGTSLHDEVDAFIGLDQVTQVAPIIEGLYAKERGPKDAPENFITGRSTYIPDYDTPRFRLTPRHTAYIKIAEGCNHPCTFCIIPQIRGRHRSRTVASVVAEARRLVAEGVREINLISQDTTFFGMDTWTERPNPRTPVDSSRGTALTTLLRELNAIEGDFWIRLLYTHPAHWSDELIRTIAECPKVARYIDIPLQHISDHMLGLMQRETSGDYIRNLLGRIRAGIPGIAVRTTFIVGFPGETEADVDELCQFIRETRFERLGVFRYSQEEGTRAAKMEEQVPKKTKEARWHRTMALQREIAAEVSHRQVGHTLKVLVEEPGVARGEADAPDIDGRVYVPRELPVGEFAEVTITGFQDYDLLALPAGEQPAEFKVAKQAQ